TTGGTTTGCGCATGGGCCTAGGCGCGTTGACTATGGCTAAGGCCACGGGTGTTATTTTTAAAACCGAATTTCCTCGCTACGTCTATCGTCGCATGATTTTGGAAGAGTCTGACGGGGCGCGGGTTAAATTTCATTCTCTGGCCGAAATTATGGCCCAGGGCTTTGCGAATATGTCGGTTTTGGCCTTGCCCGGCTTTATGCTGGCCATCAACGGTAGCGATGTGTTTTCAGTATGGGAAATTGCGGGCGTAGGTATTTGGCTCTTGGCGTATATTCTGGAATCGATAGCGGATGCGCAGAAGATGCTGTTTATCTCGAAAAACAAGCGGGGAGTTTGTGATATTGGTTTGTGGCGCTACAGCCGTCACCCCAACTATTTTTCTGAATGGCTGGTGTGGACGGGCTTGGTGATAGCCTCAGTTCCTTCGTGGCTGGCATTGCAAGAGTTTGAAATCCTGGCTATTTGGATCGTATTGGGGGTGGGCGCGATTGGCGCGTCGGTGATGTTGTACATTACCCTCAACTATCTCACTGGTGCCATTCCTTCGGAATACTATTCAGTTCAAAAACGCACTGAATATAAAAGGTATCAAGAAACAACAAACAGGTTTTTTCCTTGGTTTCCAAAAAATCCAGGATCTTAATTATTTGATGAGGTTTTGCAGCGCTGCGGTTACGGCTGTGGCGATGATGTTTGTGAGTAGATATTAAATTTACTGAAGAGTTTGGCTAGGCTAGTA
This portion of the Zhongshania sp. R06B22 genome encodes:
- a CDS encoding DUF1295 domain-containing protein, encoding MNFGGALSVVFLAIWSVVMFAANETLVSMMLVNAAVQVVLFILVACIPFLITGRMSYVDIAWPFGVALIGVLILLMGDGNAIRKFVVGGVYLLIGLRMGLGALTMAKATGVIFKTEFPRYVYRRMILEESDGARVKFHSLAEIMAQGFANMSVLALPGFMLAINGSDVFSVWEIAGVGIWLLAYILESIADAQKMLFISKNKRGVCDIGLWRYSRHPNYFSEWLVWTGLVIASVPSWLALQEFEILAIWIVLGVGAIGASVMLYITLNYLTGAIPSEYYSVQKRTEYKRYQETTNRFFPWFPKNPGS